One Dermatophagoides farinae isolate YC_2012a chromosome 1, ASM2471394v1, whole genome shotgun sequence genomic region harbors:
- the wuho gene encoding tRNA (guanine-N(7)-)-methyltransferase non-catalytic subunit wuho — translation MFIVLSKSFLILDKDEVVSSQDNNNGQKALIVYDLKRDSSKSIQIDWCPSTEMTKNDADDVKKNAKEPIVSFNTGTFSNLHDFVAISDDLKNVIIFDHNFHKINQFKIKKNAQKMIFTKNEEKILICDKAGDIYEFDVKQSSSSNEENCGRLLLGHCSMLLDFLITDDQRYIISADRDEKIRVTHYPNTYNIKTYCLGHSQFVSSIQLINQQTLASGSGDGKIKIWNYLNGKILYTHDFHEQQQQQPTSATNGRNKSAVKSDFAIKSMTIDRPNNGRYICVSFLSQSILYLFKIQYKNDDEHQFESLDVITQLRFNQIPLMISFDLSHINFLWIFGATAMENNDDDDEPIKLYELKQNELARPLIRMQVIDTLNQNEHFRRSIAATKRDEYGYLFKHPFHSEVMVGENFQRKRSRIES, via the coding sequence ATGTTCATCGTTTTAAGTAAGTCGTTTTTAATCCTCGATAAAGATGAAGTTGTTTCCTCGCAAGATAATAACAATGGTCAAAAAGCTTTGATCGTATATGATTTGAAACGAGATTCTAGcaaatcgattcaaatcgATTGGTGTCCATCAACTGAAATGACCAaaaatgatgctgatgatgtaAAGAAAAATGCAAAAGAGCCTATCGTTTCTTTTAATACTggaacattttcaaatttgcacgattttgttgccattagtgatgatttaaaaaatgtcatcatattcgatcataattttcataaaatcaatcaattcaaaattaaaaagaatgcacaaaaaatgatttttactaaaaatgaagaaaaaattttaatctgCGACAAAGCTGGTGATATTTACGAATTTGATgtaaaacaatcatcatcatcgaatgaagAGAATTGTGGACGTTTACTTCTTGGTCATTGTTCAATGCTATTGGATTTTCTTATCACCGATGATCAACGTTATATAATTAGTGCTGAtagagatgaaaaaattcgtgTTACACATTATCCAAATACCtataatataaaaacatATTGTCTTGGTCATAGCCAATTTgtttcatccattcaattgatcaatcaacagACATTGGCCTCCGGATCAGGTGATGgtaaaattaaaatctggaactatttgaatggaaaaattttgtacACACATGATTtccatgaacaacaacaacaacaaccaaccagTGCAACAAATGGTCGTAACAAATCAGCAGTAAAGTCGGATTTCGCCATCAAATCGATGACAATCGATCGTCCAAATAACGGCCGATATAtttgtgtttcatttttgagccaatcaattttatatttatttaaaattcaatataaaaatgatgatgaacatcaatTCGAATCATTGGATGTCATAACCCAATTAAGATTTAATCAAATTCCATTAATGATAAGCTTTGATTTAAGTCATATAAATTTTCTATGGATTTTCGGTGCTACTGCaatggaaaataatgatgatgatgatgaaccgaTCAAACTATATGAACTAAAACAGAATGAACTAGCTCGTCCATTAATTCGTATGCAAGTGATTGAtacattgaatcaaaatgaacattttcgCCGATCAATTGCCGCTACTAAACGAGATGAATATGGATATTTATTCAAGCATCCTTTTCATAGCGAAGTAATGGTTGGCGAAAATTTTCAGCGTAAAAGGTCACGTATTGAAAGCTAA
- the LOC124492481 gene encoding uncharacterized protein LOC124492481, whose amino-acid sequence MMNCRNGNNHKSIDSFRNISQKRLLHHSDSTISYQIDNHCPPISIGSRENTASMQENVKELLSRLSQSEDIETSTSRSIVHGLILVTIMITSLVAFVCSKVRRCSNFVNLYDYEYCSKYFLFYSSMTIISCLATFIIYFLHLISQCDFLCLSKKKYEFEIMFISIISCLLVLSSICYMTHTNIFAESFTLMKKRSQRRCAVLKRRLNLDLQHSIHSIGLNRVDNAKVVSYVRNNQRSKTLSTSISDDFEDDVFIQ is encoded by the exons atgatgaattgtagaaatggaaataatcataaatcaatcgattcatttagAAATATTAGCCAAAAAAGATTACTACATCATAGTGATTCAACAATATCATATCAGATAGATAATCATTGTCCACCGATATCCATTGGATCCAGAGAAAATACAGCATCGATGCAAGAAAATGTCAAAGAATTATTGTCACGTCTAAGCCAATCTGAAGATATTGAAACATCGACATCACGTTCAATAGTGCATGGATTAATTTTGGTTACAATAATGATCACCTCATTGGTAGCATTCGTTTGTTCAAAAGTTCGTCGATGTTCCAACTTTGTCAATttatatgattatgaatattgttcaaaatattttctattctattcttCAATGACAATTATATCTTGTTTGGCTACATTCATAATCTATTTTCTTCATCTGATTTCGCAATGCGACTTTTTATGTTTAAGTAAAAAGaaatatgaatttgaaataatgttcatttcaattatatCTTGTTTACTGGTTTTAAGCTCAATTTGTTATATGACACATACAAATATCTTTGCAGAATCATTCACTCT aatgaaaaaacgatCACAAAGAAGATGTGCTGTGCTTAAACGCCGATTGAATTTAGATCttcaacattcaattcattcgattggTTTGAATCGTGTTGACAATGCTAAAGTTGTCAGCTATGTTCGTAACAATCAAAGAAGTAAAACTTTATCAACCAGTATatctgatgattttgaagacgatgtttttattcaataa
- the LOC124492502 gene encoding uncharacterized protein LOC124492502 yields the protein MQSYQSTSGAPTTTTTTSLVTPIIWFDKEYLNSNEGLLKIVVIILSLASFIVAQFGPNNGRVGFYCFTSMSAFWISLTLFGLYAFHVVEKMYTFPWILGEFGYSIIWATFYFVASLLMLIGGGVQTVAAIFGFFACTIFGYEAKRNYIRHQNNEIAQGERNPPQSMA from the exons ATGCAATCATATCAATCTACATCGGGTGCTCCGACTACAACTACGACGACGTCATTAGTCACGCCAATCATCTGGTTCGACAAGGAATATCTAAATTCAAACGAAGGTCTTCTGAAAATTGTCGTGATT ATTTTAAGTTTAGCCTCGTTCATTGTCGCACAATTTGGTCCGAACAATGGCCGTGTTGGATTCTATTGCTTTACATCAATGAGTGCATTTTGGATCAGTCTTACATTGTTTGGATTATATGCTTTTCATGTGGTGGAAAAAATGTATACTTTTCCCTGGATTCTTGGA GAATTCGGTTACAGCATCATTTGGGcgacattttattttgttgcttCATTGTTAATGCtaattggtggtggtgtacAAACAGTAGCAGCT attTTCGGATTTTTTGCCTGTACCATTTTTGGTTATGAAGCAAAACGTAATTATATACGACATcagaataatgaaattgcCCAAGGCGAAAGGAATCCACCCCAATCAATGGCTTAA
- the LOC124492453 gene encoding sodium-coupled neutral amino acid transporter 7 — protein sequence MESEMNETDPLLINTDRRDDEINNIENNHLIESEQSSGQSLGFLSVIFLTVNATLGAGLLNIPYSFDNSGGIIFALILQLIHVALVICSLMIISFATKISKVNSLQNLVGYFCGPSWSNLCACSIFIYSYGACITYLIVIGDQFDKILEFYYGADYYRYWYLHRDFLVMTIAIIAILPLCISKDISFLRFASFIGFLSTFYITLIVMIEYIKLQPKDVSIRTEPNRWTDIFKVLPVLTFSFQCQTSWVPTFAETKNPSFIRIFAMIFCSMFVCFLSYSSTAIFGLLTFGSANIQKDMMQNYDPRDPFVAIGMVLLIIKTIVVYPVLLYCGRIIIEQLFPLAEDTQSSKRRRSIRITCAIIWVVTSATLAIYVPNIGVAINYLGSLANLFVFILPGLCLYMILFDEQQFELIKHEYGFLANKSLILVISTLFISYGIGVFAYSICLSILELIREQMILEHL from the exons ATGGAGagtgaaatgaatgaaaccgATCCTTTATTGATAAATACTGACCgtcgtgatgatgaaataaacaatatCGAAAACAATCATCTAATCGAATCAGAACAATCATCTGGCCAATCATTGGGATTCTTATCTGTCATATTCCTGACTGTTAATGCTACATTGGGTGCTGGTCTATTGAACATACCGTATTCATTCGATAATTCTGGTGGAATCATATTCGCTTTAATTTTACAATTGATTCATGTTGCATTGGTCATCTGttcgttgatgattattagtTTCGCCACTAAAATCTCCAAAGTGAATTCGTTGCAAAATTTGGTTGGATATTTTTGCGGTCCGTCATGGTCAAATTTATGTGCatgttcaattttcatcTATTCATATGGTGCATGTATTACGTATCTAATTGTCATCGGTGATCAATTTGACAAAA TACTAGAATTTTATTATGGAGCTGACTATTACAGATATTGGTATCTACATCGAGATTTTCTTGTCATGACCATTGCCATCATAGCCATTCTACCGCTTTGTATATCGAAAgatatttcatttcttaGATTTGCCAGTTTCATCGGCtttttatcaacattttaCATAACATTAATTGTtatgattgaatatattaAATTGCAGCCAAAAGATGTTAGCATTCGAACCGAGCCGAATCGTTGGACCGAtattttcaaagttttaCCTGTattgacattttcatttcaatgtcaaACAAGCTGGGTGCCCACTTTTGCCGAAACAAAGAATCCCAGTTTTATTCGAATATTTGCCATGATTTTCtgttcaatgtttgtttgttttctaaGTTATTCATCGACTGCTATATTTGGTCTATTGACATTTGGTTCGGCAAACATACAAAAAGATATGATGCAAAATTATGATCCACGTGATCCATTCGTAGCCATTG GGATGGTCCTTTTGATCATAAAAACCATCGTTGTTTATCCAGTTTTATTATATTGTGGTCGCATTATAATCGAACAATTGTTTCCATTAGCCGAAGATACTCAATCATCTAAACGACGAAGATCAATACGTATAACTTGTGCCATAATATGGGTAGTGACATCGGCAACGTTGGCAATTTATGTGCCAAACATTGGCGTTGCCATCAATTATCTAGGTTCGTTGGCCAATCTATTTGTATTCATATTACCCGGACTATGTCTATACATGATCCTGTTTGATGAGcaacaatttgaattgatcaaaCATGAATATGGATTTTTGGCTAACAAATCTTTGATACTAGTCATTTCTactttgttcatttcatatgGAATAGGAGTTTTTGCTTATTCAATTTGTCTTTCAATTTTGGAACTCATTCGAGAACAAATGATTCTTGAACACTTGTGA
- the LOC124492466 gene encoding regulation of nuclear pre-mRNA domain-containing protein 1A, with product MSGFTQQAFEKKLSELNSSQQSIQTVSLWLIHHRKHYKSIVQTWFQGLKKAKPARKLTYMYLANDVIQNSRKKGPEFSKEFLNVLLKAFEHISNEIEASTLASLDRLLKIWEERNIYEKNHITSFKQALHNKTLTSKSNSDTTIIVPDNGTTNNNNNSNNSTNNNNINTKSSLKRDIEESSSHGNGHISSSNKKFSPDFQLDADVMNNMMTKLGSKIAAEYPVDMNKYENVEPDKLIKILKELENCASADEDVRQKISNMPSELFDVKLFEKVITNGPTENWVKLVNEAQNILTSYNTRLAKELEGRKQLSTMLVYFIEGQRRALTQAEQSLKQYRDKLRKVISVREELQSHLQNLPDLSRLPSVSPLPSAVDLFKKEKPD from the exons ATGTCTGGCTTTACACAGCAAGcttttgaaaagaaattaagtgaattaaattcatcacaACAATCAATACAGACAGTATCGTTATGGCTGATACACCACCGAAAACATTATAAATCCATCGTACAAACATGGTTTCAAGGATTGAAAAAAG CTAAACCAGCACGGAAATTAACTTATATGTATCTGGCTAATGATGTCATTCAAAATAGCCGTAAAAAGGGACCAGAATTTTCTAAAGAATTTCTCAACGTCTTGCTAAAAGCATTCGAACATATATCCAA TGAAATTGAAGCATCGACTTTGGCTTCTTTGGATCGTTTGTTGAAAATCTGGGAAGAACGAAacatttatgaaaaaaatcatataacATCATTTAAACAAGCATTACACAATAAAACATTAACATCGAAATCCAATTCAGATACCACGATTATTGTTCCGGATAATGGAACGAcgaataacaataataacagcaATAATagtactaataataataatattaacaCAAAAAGTTCTTTGAAACGAGATATCGAGGAAAGTTCGTCACATGGAAACGGTCATATTAGCAGtagtaataaaaaattttcacctGATTTTCAACTTGATGCAGATGTTATGAATAATATGATGACAAAGCTTGGATCGAAGATTGCAGCCGAATATCCTGTcgatatgaataaatatgaaaatgtgGAGCCggataaattgattaaaattttgaaagAATTAGAAAATTGTGCATCGGCCGATGAAGATGTGAggcaaaaaatttccaacatGCCTTCAGAACTTTTTGATgttaaattatttgaaaaggTTATAACAAATGGACCTACTGAAAATTGGGTGAAATTAGTTAATGAAGCACAAAATATATTGACATCATATAACACAAGATTGGCCAAAGAACTGGAAGGACGTAAACAATTATCCACTATGTTGGTATATTTTATCGAAGGCCAACGTCGTGCATTGACTCAAGCTGAACAAAGTCTCAAACAATATCGGGATAAACTGAGAAAAGTCATTTCTGTACGTGAAGAGCTACAATCACATTTGCAAAATTTACCCGATTTGAGTCGATTACCTTCAGTTTCACCATTACCATCGGCAGtcgatttattcaaaaaagaaaaacccgATTAA
- the LOC124492484 gene encoding cleavage and polyadenylation specificity factor subunit 5, which produces MTTTANWTKNTTNYKYNASNSLNLTVNRTINLYPLSNYTFGTKDPLFEKDPSVEARFQRLRDEFEKIGQRRSVEGVLLVHEHNLPHVLLLQLGTAFFKLPGGELNPGEDEIDGLKRHLTETLGRHDNVSHDWDIEDTIGNWWRPNFEPPQYPYIPPHITKPKEHKRLFLVQLPEKAYFAVPKNYKLVAAPLFELYDNSQGYGPIISSLPQTLSRFNFIYMESCNNTNNISNNENQNTNSNNKS; this is translated from the exons ATGACGACAACGGCAAATTGGACAAAAAATACAACCAACTATAAGTATAACGCATCGAATTCGTTGAATTTGACTGTCAACCGTACAATTAATCt ATATCCACTTTCGAATTATACATTCGGTACAAAAGATCCATTGTTTGAAAAAGATCCTTCTGTTGAAGCACGTTTTCAACGGTTGAGAGAtgaattcgaaaaaattggTCAACGACGCTCGGTTGAAGGTGTTTTACTTGTACATGAACACAATTTACCTCatgttcttcttcttcaattGGGAACggcttttttcaaattaccTGGCGGTGAATTAAACCCTGGCGAAGATGAAATCGATGGTCTCAAACGACATTTGACCGAA ACTCTTGGCCGTCATGATAATGTTTCACATGATTGGGATATCGAAGATACTATTGGCAATTGGTGGCGTCCAAATTTTGAACCACCACAATATCCATATATACCACCACATATAACCAAACCGAAAGAACATAAACGTCTATTCCTTGTACAATTACCGGAAAAAGCTTATTTTGCTGTaccaaaaaattataaactTGTTGCTGCTCCATTGTTTGAATTATATGATAATTCACAAGGATATGGGCCAATCATTTCTAGTTTACCACAAACATTAAGccgtttcaatttcatctaTATGGAATCATGTAATAATACTAATAACATtagtaataatgaaaaccaaaataCTAACAGTAATAACAAATCTTAa
- the LOC124492496 gene encoding cleavage and polyadenylation specificity factor subunit 5, giving the protein MPSLESTLNIYPLKNYSFITKNDYMENKDPSLPGYFNRLRREFKYLGQRTTVKTVLLVHDNNMINVLLLRMAPQFYLLPGGQIQPNECEEDALKRYLFDYFGLDIDTQTKPIDVIAHWWRPNFEQNQYPYIPAHISQPKELTRIYLMSLNERATLSVPKNYTVVATPLFELYNNVGIYGEIMASLPQVLSRFNFNIIT; this is encoded by the exons ATGCCTTCGTTGGAATCCACATTGAATAT TTatccattgaaaaattattcgttCATAACGAAAAATGACTATATGGAAAACAAAGATCCGTCATTACCCGGTTATTTTAACCGATTAAGACgtgaattcaaatatttggGACAACGTACAACAGTCAAAACGGTATTGCTAgttcatgataataatatgatcaATGTTTTGCTACTACGAATGGCGccacaattttatttattaccTGGCGGGCAGATTCAACCGAATGAATGTGAAGAAGATGCATTAAAACGATATCTATTTGAT TATTTTGGCCTCGATATCGATACACAAACCAAACCAATTGATGTGATTGCTCATTGGTGGCGTCcaaattttgaacaaaatcaatatccATACATTCCGGCGCATATATCACAACCAAAAGAATTGACTCGAATCTATCTTATGTCATTAAACGAAAGAGCTACATTATCTGTACCCAAAAATTATACCGTTGTTGCAACACCATTGTTTGagttatataataatgttggCATCTATGGAGAAATTATGGCAAGTCTTCCACAAGTATTGAgtcgattcaattttaatatcattacataa